From the genome of Spinacia oleracea cultivar Varoflay chromosome 2, BTI_SOV_V1, whole genome shotgun sequence, one region includes:
- the LOC110787605 gene encoding transmembrane 9 superfamily member 1, which produces MPTTTTVRSISFLAFTVILISSPVLASESDHKYEAEEHVTLWVNKVGPYNNPQETYNYFSLPFCRPSGNSGHRWGGLGEVLGGNELIDSQIDIKFGKNTDKTTICELELDPTKAKQFKDAIENSYWFEFFIDDLPLWGFVGELHFDKNVENAKRVLYTNKNFIIKYNGNQIIHVNLTQDSAKPVEEGKVYDMTYTVKWIPTNVPFAKRFDVYLDYPFFEHQIHWFSIFNSFMMVIFLTGLVSMILMRTLRNDYAKYAREDDDLETLERDVSEESGWKLVHGDVFRSPRNLALLSAVVGNGAQLATLVLLVINLAIIGMLYIGRGAIVTTFIVCYALTSFISGYVSGGMYSRNGGKSWIKTMILTASLFPFLCFGIGFVLNTIAIFYGSLAAIPFGTIVVVFVIWAFISFPLALLGTVVGRNWSGSPNNPCRVKTIPRPIPEKKWYLTPSIISLMGGLLPFGSIFIEMYFVFTSFWNYKVYYVYGFMLLVFLILIIVTVCVTIVGTYFLLNAENYHWQWTSFLSAASTAIYVYLYAVYYYHVKTKMTGFFQISFYFGYTLMFCLGLGILCGAVGFMGSNLFVRRIYRNIKCD; this is translated from the exons AtgcccaccaccaccaccgtcagATCTATCTCTTTCCTCGCCTTCACCGTCATTCTCATCTCTTCGCCCGTTTTAGCATCCGAGTCGGATCACAAG TATGAAGCAGAGGAGCATGTAACTCTTTGGGTGAACAAGGTTGGTCCATACAACAATCCACAAGAAACTTATAATTACTTCAGCCTTCCATTTTGTCGTCCATCTGGGAATTCTGGGCACAGGTGGGGTGGCTTGGGTGAGGTTCTTGGTGGAAACGAACTTATTGATAGCCAAATTGATATCAAGTTTGGAA AAAATACTGACAAGACAACCATATGTGAGCTTGAACTTGATCCTACCAAGGCCAAACAATTCAAAGATGCAATTGAAAATTCCTATtggtttgaattttttattg ATGATTTACCTCTATGGG GTTTTGTGGGAGAACTGCATTTTGATAAAAACGTTGAAAATGCTAAACGTGTTCTATATACCAACAAAAACTTTATAATCAAATATAATGGCAATCAG ATCATTCATGTTAATCTCACTCAGGACAGTGCCAAGCCAGTGGAAGAAGGGAAGGTCTATGACATGACGTACACAGTCAAATGGATTCCTACAAATGTTCCTTTTGCCAAgcgttttgatgtatatttgGATTATCCCTTCTTTGAACACCAG ATCCATTGGTTCTCCATTTTCAATTCGTTTATGATGGTCATTTTCTTGACTGGATTGGTGTCTATGATATTGATGCGTACTCTTAGAAATGATTATGCGAAGTATGCTAGGGAAGATGATGATTTGGAAACCTTG GAAAGGGATGTTAGTGAAGAGTCTGGTTGGAAACTTGTTCATGGGGATGTTTTCCGTTCTCCGCGCAACTTAGCTCTGCTTTCAGCTGTTGTTGGTAACGGGGCCCAGCTGGCAACTCTGGTTCTCCTTGTTATCAATCTGGCAATTATTGGAATGTTGTATATAGG GAGGGGAGCCATTGTCACAACATTCATTGTTTGTTATGCCTTGACATCATTTATATCAGGTTATGTGAGTGGTGGAATGTACTCTCGTAATGGTG GTAAAAGTTGGATAAAGACGATGATTCTGACAGCTTCCCTATTCCCATTCTTGTGCTTTGGAATCGGATTTGTCTTGAACACTATTGCTATATTCTATGGATCTTTGGCTGCCATCCCGTTTGGGACTATCGTAGTAGTTTTTGTCATTTGGGCTTTTATCTCGTTCCCTCTCGCACTCCTTGGAACTGTAGTTGGACGAAACTGGAGCGGATCTCCAAACAATCCATGTCGGGTGAAGACTATACCTCGACCCATCCCTGAGAAGAAATGGTATCTGACTCCATCAATTATATCTCTTATGGGTGGATTGCTACCCTTTGGGAGCATCTTCATTGAGATGTATTTTGTTTTCACATCCTTTTGGAATTACAAG GTATACTATGTTTATGGATTCATGCTCCTTGTATTCCTGATTCTCATCATTGTTACTGTTTGTGTGACGATTGTGGGAACATATTTCTTGCTGAATGCTGAAAACTACCACTGGCAATGGACTTCATTCCTTTCTGCCGCGTCCACTGCCATCTATGTCTACCTATACGCAGTTTACTACTATCACGTGAAGACCAAGATGACGGGTTTTTTCCAGATCAGCTTTTATTTTGGCTACACTTTGATGTTCTGCCTTGGGCTGGGAATTCTTTGTG GGGCTGTTGGATTCATGGGATCCAACCTTTTTGTACGTAGGATCTacagaaacatcaagtgcgacTAA
- the LOC110787582 gene encoding uncharacterized protein translates to MRWILAKRWSHPRMQINAQRKATRMTTKSPANVFSAASLAQQPPYSLFYFHQKFRSEDLTFDQNKREKKKPSNLSFVVAMKPLNQVIMLFEKPICSICLLSFSLIIALIFTRAKRTKKVRIVGKYDSLRNKIEQVVGKPNLLRICG, encoded by the exons ATGCGGTGGATTCTAGCAAAGCGGTGGAGCCATCCGAGAATGCAGATTAATGCGCAGAGGAAAGCGACGAGGATGACAACGAAGTCGCCGGCCAACGTATTCTCCGCCGCTTCCTTAGCGCAGCAGCCACCGTATTCGCTTTTCTATTTCCATCAGAAGTTCAGATCTGAAG ATCTCACTTTCGATCAgaataagagagagaaaaaaaaaccctCAAATCTTTCGTTCGTAGTAGCAATGAAACCACTTAATCAAGTAATTATGCTTTTTGAGAAACCAATTTGCAGCATTTGCctcctttctttctctctcatcatcgCCTTGATCTTCACCAGG GCCAAGAGAACCAAGAAGGTCAGGATTGTTGGGAAATACG ATTCACTGAGGAATAAGATCGAACAGGTGGTTGGCAAACCAAATCTGCTGCGAATTTGTGGCTAA
- the LOC110787593 gene encoding uncharacterized protein — MPDDQDSSLNPNSAYYLSNNDLNTSKLVNIVFDGKCFNDWKRSMVIALSARNKLCFVDGTMNQPAVGSINFRIWNRCNDLVISWMLGSLEVSIARSVLYLKTAREIWLDLEERFCQSSGPQLFTIQQKLCDLNQEDDEQISSFFTKIKLLWDQLDGLDPLPSCVCTGCSCTLTQKLLKSQHDQRLIQFLMKLNQKYDHSKSTILMMSPLPTISKAYGLLLQEEQQKEVNSNRTHNMESTVFTARKFTDNRPYKSTYASNSGSFGVQNASSGNQQRNFTYSRNNLYCEHCKMKNHTVDKCWKLHGYPKDFKGRGKRVAAAAQLEEFTEKENQIESDTGVVHATFTEEQYNQLLSFLNTQKTANQAEHSGSSSLGLATATQLRDSGASDHMCSDKSMFSNLEPVDDKCHTITIPNGAEIQVTHKGTVDLGRNITLRNVLFVPGPFQEQAHSAW; from the exons ATGCCTGATGATCAGGATTCTTCTCTTAATCCAAACTCTGCATATTATCTCAGCAACAATGATCTTAATACCTCGAAATTGGTTAACATAGTATTTGATGGCAAATGCTTCAATGACTGGAAAAGGTCTATGGTGATTGCTTTATCTGCTAGGAACAAGTTGTGTTTTGTTGATGGAACTATGAATCAGCCAGCTGTTGGATCAATAAACTTCAGAATTTGGAACAGGTGCAACGATTTGGTAATATCCTGGATGCTAGGATCTCTTGAGGTTTCAATTGCAAGGAGTGTGCTATACTTGAAAACTGCTAGAGAAATCTGGTTGGATCTTGAGGAAAGATTTTGTCAATCTTCTGGTCCACAGTTGTTCACAATACAACAGAAACTTTGTGATCTGAATCAAGAAGATGATGagcaaatttcaagtttctttACCAAGATCAAGCTTCTTTGGGACCAGCTTGATGGCCTTGATCCACTTCCATCATGTGTTTGTACTGGTTGCAGCTGCACATTAACTCAAAAACTTTTGAAATCTCAACATGATCAGAGGTTAATACAATTTCTGATGAAGTTGAATCAGAAATATGATCATTCAAAGAGCACTATTCTTATGATGTCTCCATTGCCAACAATTTCAAAGGCATATGGACTACTCCTGCAAGAAGAGCAGCAGAAAGAAGTCAACAGCAACAGGACTCATAATATGGAATCAACTGTGTTTACTGCAAGGAAGTTTACTGACAATAGACCATATAAATCTACCTATGCTTCTAACTCTGGTAGTTTTGGTGTTCAGAATGCAAGCAGTGGAAATCAGCAAAGGAATTTTACCTATTCTAGAAATAATCTGTACTGTGAACATTGCAAGATGAAAAACCACACTGTTGACAAGTGTTGGAAACTACATGGCTATCCTAAAGATTTCAAAGGCAGAGGAAAAagagtagcagcagcagctcAGTTGGAAGAATTCACTGAGAAAGAAAACCAAATTGAGTCAGACACAGGAGTTGTTCATGCAACTTTCACAGAAGAGCAATACAATCAGCTTTTAAGCTTTCTCAACACTCAGAAAACTGCTAATCAAGCTGAACACTCAGGCTCTAGTTCACTTGGATTAGCAACTGCTACTCAGCTGAGAG ATAGTGGAGCAAGTGATCACATGTGTTCAGACAAAAGTATGTTCAGCAATCTAGAACCAGTTGATGATAAGTGTCATACAATCACAATTCCTAATGGTGCAGAAATTCAAGTAACACACAAAGGCACAGTTGATCTAGGAAGAAATATAACACTTAGGAATGTGTTGTTTGTGCCAG GACCTTTCCAAGAACAAGCACATTCTGCTTGGTAA
- the LOC130467110 gene encoding uncharacterized protein encodes MNIALFNIYFQMLEQRPNLHIIWETGVESFNEMESLVRNHPRLVLAPFLRSMDMGYGAADLIVSRAGSMTCTELLVTGKPAILVTTFASFMVSSIFELL; translated from the exons ATGAACATTGCTCTattcaatatttattttcaGATGTTGGAGCAGCGGCCAAATTTGCATATAATTTGGGAGACTGGTGTTGAATCATTCAATGAGATGGAGAGCCTTGTTCGAAACCATCCTCGATTGGTATTGGCACC GTTTTTGCGTTCTATGGACATGGGATATGGAGCTGCAGATCTTATTGTTTCTAGGGCTGGATCGATGACTTGTACTGAACTACTAGTTACAGGGAAACCTGCCATCCTGGTAACAACCTTTGCTTCCTTTATGGTCTCTTCAATTTTTGAATTGctataa